One region of Candidatus Bathyarchaeia archaeon genomic DNA includes:
- the glp gene encoding gephyrin-like molybdotransferase Glp, with product MSRIDQRRIFKLVTLEEASRRLQQALHTVRLDSEIVSVEKTRGRILAETTVSHSDIPLTKMSAVDGYAVRSSETQDASLKKPLKLKVKGELFPASTPGEFSLLPRCTAYLGCGAPVPDGADAVIRVEDTRRQGEELEVCRPIERNKNVILAGEDVKRGSTVLHEGRVLRPQDIGLLAALRIREVKIVRKPRVAVLSVGDELTELKSDEQSKTINNYALVVSAMALEFGAEAQVYGVVPDAVMKIAEKMEEALKANDIVVTIGGCSVGLKDFVPDAVNAIGNPGVIVHGIKISPGKVAGFGVVKGKPLVMLPGHIVSTVAGFYLFVAPIIGLFIGQDVLRPLRVNAKVSGKVKAKPGIKTFLRVHVHRIKGSLVAEPIHGGSSSLSTIVGPNGFTIVKEGTNINKGDEITVTLFSEQELLQLQRMC from the coding sequence TTGTCGAGGATTGACCAAAGGAGAATTTTCAAACTCGTGACGCTTGAAGAAGCGTCTCGTCGCCTTCAACAAGCTCTACATACGGTAAGACTGGACTCGGAAATCGTCTCCGTAGAGAAAACTCGTGGGCGAATTTTAGCTGAAACCACAGTCTCTCACTCGGACATTCCCCTAACAAAAATGTCCGCGGTTGACGGTTATGCCGTTAGATCTAGTGAAACACAAGACGCCTCCTTAAAGAAACCGTTGAAGCTCAAGGTTAAGGGAGAGCTGTTTCCAGCAAGCACTCCGGGTGAGTTCAGCCTGTTGCCGCGGTGCACAGCGTACTTGGGTTGTGGAGCGCCGGTCCCAGATGGTGCAGATGCTGTGATTCGAGTTGAGGACACGAGACGACAAGGAGAAGAGCTTGAAGTTTGTCGCCCGATTGAAAGGAACAAAAACGTGATTCTGGCTGGAGAAGACGTAAAACGCGGAAGCACGGTTCTACACGAAGGTCGGGTGCTGAGACCGCAGGATATTGGTTTGCTTGCCGCACTGCGGATTAGGGAAGTCAAAATTGTTAGAAAACCTCGTGTCGCAGTCTTGTCTGTCGGTGATGAACTGACAGAGTTGAAGAGTGACGAGCAGTCAAAGACTATCAACAATTATGCACTCGTAGTTTCCGCAATGGCTTTGGAGTTCGGAGCCGAGGCGCAGGTCTACGGAGTGGTTCCAGATGCCGTCATGAAAATTGCGGAGAAAATGGAGGAGGCTCTGAAAGCAAATGATATTGTCGTTACGATAGGCGGCTGTTCTGTTGGTTTGAAAGACTTTGTGCCCGATGCGGTGAATGCAATAGGGAATCCAGGAGTGATCGTGCACGGGATTAAGATAAGCCCGGGTAAAGTTGCTGGATTTGGCGTTGTCAAGGGCAAGCCTCTAGTTATGTTGCCGGGACACATCGTGTCCACTGTAGCTGGCTTTTATCTGTTTGTGGCTCCGATTATTGGTCTTTTCATTGGACAAGATGTTCTCCGACCGCTTAGAGTAAATGCAAAAGTGAGTGGAAAGGTTAAGGCAAAGCCTGGCATTAAGACGTTCTTGCGGGTGCATGTGCACCGAATCAAAGGCAGCTTGGTTGCAGAGCCTATTCACGGTGGCTCAAGTTCTCTAAGTACGATAGTTGGTCCAAACGGCTTTACGATCGTTAAAGAAGGAACCAACATTAACAAAGGCGACGAAATCACTGTAACGCTGTTCAGCGAACAGGAATTGCTGCAACTCCAGAGAATGTGTTAG
- a CDS encoding molecular chaperone TorD family protein: MNSVRTESLKNREALYSWFAALYLHEPNERLLQPFLNIETTNVLASVFQDEKQQKTLRELAAYVELASVGDLKSEFNALFVVPTKGSYTPPYESCFRENKGKGMGNLWGETTADVAKSYRAAGYEATNLQGVFAPDHIGVELAFIAKLCHDILQSFENKDFEQARKREELRKSFLREHISQWIEDFSRAVGTSSSSVFYRRLSALTVDLIHSDLSS, translated from the coding sequence ATGAACAGCGTGAGGACGGAATCTCTCAAGAACAGAGAAGCATTGTATTCGTGGTTTGCAGCCCTTTATCTTCACGAGCCAAACGAAAGACTACTTCAACCATTCTTGAACATCGAGACAACAAACGTTCTCGCCTCAGTCTTCCAAGATGAAAAACAACAAAAGACCCTAAGAGAACTTGCGGCTTATGTCGAGCTAGCCTCAGTTGGAGACTTGAAGAGTGAATTCAACGCTTTGTTCGTCGTGCCAACCAAGGGAAGCTATACGCCCCCGTATGAGTCATGTTTCAGAGAGAATAAAGGAAAGGGCATGGGCAACCTTTGGGGTGAAACAACAGCCGATGTTGCAAAGTCTTATCGTGCCGCAGGATACGAGGCGACAAATCTCCAGGGGGTCTTTGCGCCAGACCATATTGGCGTTGAACTGGCGTTCATTGCAAAACTCTGCCACGACATACTGCAGTCTTTTGAGAACAAGGATTTTGAACAAGCACGAAAAAGGGAAGAGCTTCGGAAATCATTCCTCAGAGAGCACATAAGCCAATGGATTGAGGACTTTTCAAGAGCCGTCGGCACTTCATCTTCATCGGTGTTCTATAGGCGTCTAAGCGCGCTGACAGTAGACTTGATACACTCAGACTTGAGTTCCTGA
- a CDS encoding molybdopterin dinucleotide binding domain-containing protein — MKMKRREFIKGAAAAGALALLTDVSKGLVNNVFRPAKAQTTSEQEKYVCSLCLGCNVRCGIRVQIEASSGRVVKVEGNPYHPNNNAWNPIPYSTPVKDSLSYSGRICLKGANAGIDHVYDPYRVRIPLKRAGPRGSMKWKPISWDQLVTEVVDGGAIYSDIGESVQVEGFKDVATDMTTPANEAVLKASDAPKAHQIVVLRGRGQPGRVDFLNARWLSGALGSASFIAHDNICANGVQTTHKAMTIIGKDKYEGQIRTVTNDDYADQLRVDIKHAKFIIAFGDPYSAGQPAIVPAGAILPDRLANGDLKLVVVDPRAGNVVTNATKWIPVKPGTDGALMMGMIRWIIENKWYNKFFLENTTETSANKDSEKAWTGAPYLVITGPEDYPDDLKYLRGKHLEGTDPADSEKYVVWNGSGTEIFDKVDHGTLFFEGEIQDKDGATIQVKTALQMLKDKAYEKTMDEWAQICGVDVNDLKWLAQEFTSYGKSAGMLVYRVFGVQPNGVYTVMAMISLHMLIGNINWRGGYLQAASFSWTKGVYDLDSFPDKLSPKKAPISREKFKYEDTNEYANKPAGQKYPATKPWFPKTYGGLWTEVFESIKDNYPYSCKILITYFGNPIFVMPSGHKYIEIIKDTSKVPIHVAIDAVVSETSMYADYIVPDVVGLEGVYGLMPPYPPCMARWIGVRVPAIEPLVGKVSGDDDRPVCAETFAIDVAKRLANIHGKPSCLGFLKIGDKELNRAEDYFLRAIVNLANNASSLVQAASDEEAKFVEDNYPKSFVDYAKSILSDEEWRKVCYIIVRGGVFEQADSGFEAQGQHKYARKNIFRFWVEEFAALKHWKTGEHTFWGSAQYVPAQDMDGNSLDDLDKDYKYVCVSYKSGLHTQSRTIGYRWAREVIPENAVEMNEDDAANEGLKDGDMVKIVSHSLPEGVTGKVRVTKRVGPGVVAMMFHYGHWAYGNANYEIEGQGSIAGDPSRGAGIWVNKLTRIDDVTKAPVVDPISGAATTTGFRVNLVKL, encoded by the coding sequence ATGAAGATGAAGAGACGAGAATTCATAAAGGGAGCAGCCGCAGCTGGAGCCCTTGCCCTGCTCACTGATGTCAGCAAAGGCTTAGTGAACAATGTTTTTCGACCTGCTAAGGCTCAAACCACATCGGAACAGGAAAAATACGTTTGCAGTCTTTGTTTAGGCTGTAACGTTAGGTGCGGCATCAGAGTACAGATAGAAGCGTCTAGTGGACGTGTTGTTAAGGTTGAAGGCAATCCATATCATCCAAACAACAATGCTTGGAACCCAATCCCGTATAGCACTCCTGTAAAAGACTCTTTGAGTTATTCAGGAAGAATTTGTCTGAAAGGCGCCAATGCAGGCATAGACCACGTGTACGATCCCTACAGAGTCAGGATCCCGTTGAAAAGAGCGGGTCCACGAGGTTCAATGAAGTGGAAACCCATAAGTTGGGATCAACTGGTCACGGAGGTTGTTGACGGTGGCGCCATTTACAGTGACATAGGCGAGAGTGTCCAAGTTGAAGGCTTCAAAGACGTAGCGACTGACATGACAACTCCCGCAAACGAGGCAGTTCTTAAAGCGTCAGACGCCCCCAAGGCTCACCAAATTGTTGTTCTCCGCGGCAGAGGGCAACCGGGTCGAGTGGATTTTCTTAATGCACGCTGGCTTTCTGGCGCACTAGGATCGGCTAGCTTCATTGCCCATGACAATATTTGCGCAAATGGAGTTCAAACAACGCACAAAGCCATGACAATCATTGGCAAAGATAAGTACGAAGGTCAAATTCGCACAGTAACCAATGACGATTATGCTGATCAACTTCGAGTGGACATTAAACACGCCAAGTTCATAATCGCTTTTGGCGACCCCTACTCAGCCGGGCAACCTGCAATAGTTCCTGCAGGAGCTATTCTGCCAGACAGACTCGCAAACGGCGACCTGAAGTTGGTTGTGGTTGACCCTCGAGCTGGAAACGTCGTCACAAACGCAACCAAATGGATTCCAGTCAAGCCGGGAACAGACGGCGCCTTAATGATGGGCATGATCAGATGGATTATAGAAAACAAGTGGTACAACAAGTTCTTCCTTGAAAACACGACGGAAACTTCAGCTAACAAAGACAGTGAAAAAGCTTGGACAGGCGCCCCTTACCTAGTTATTACAGGACCTGAAGACTACCCTGACGACCTCAAGTATCTGAGAGGAAAGCATCTTGAGGGAACAGACCCAGCTGATAGTGAGAAATATGTTGTGTGGAATGGTTCAGGCACAGAAATTTTCGACAAGGTTGATCATGGAACGCTTTTCTTTGAAGGCGAGATTCAAGACAAAGATGGCGCCACCATACAAGTAAAAACCGCATTGCAAATGCTGAAGGATAAGGCTTATGAAAAAACTATGGATGAGTGGGCTCAGATATGCGGAGTCGACGTCAATGATTTGAAATGGCTGGCACAGGAGTTTACGAGCTACGGCAAGAGCGCAGGCATGCTAGTCTACCGCGTCTTTGGTGTCCAACCCAACGGTGTCTACACCGTGATGGCTATGATAAGCCTTCACATGCTCATTGGCAATATCAACTGGAGGGGCGGTTATCTTCAGGCTGCTTCCTTTAGTTGGACAAAGGGCGTCTATGATCTCGACTCATTTCCAGACAAACTATCACCTAAGAAAGCTCCTATCTCTAGAGAGAAGTTCAAGTATGAAGACACGAATGAATATGCCAACAAGCCAGCGGGTCAGAAATACCCTGCAACCAAGCCATGGTTTCCGAAAACCTATGGCGGTTTATGGACTGAAGTGTTTGAGAGCATCAAAGATAATTATCCGTACTCATGTAAGATTTTGATAACATATTTTGGCAACCCAATTTTCGTTATGCCATCTGGGCACAAGTACATCGAAATAATCAAGGACACCAGTAAGGTTCCAATCCACGTTGCAATCGATGCAGTAGTCAGCGAGACCAGCATGTACGCCGATTATATAGTTCCTGATGTGGTGGGTTTAGAGGGCGTGTATGGGCTGATGCCGCCTTACCCGCCGTGCATGGCAAGATGGATAGGCGTGCGAGTTCCCGCTATAGAGCCACTGGTTGGCAAAGTAAGCGGAGATGATGATAGGCCAGTGTGTGCTGAAACCTTTGCGATAGATGTCGCAAAGAGACTTGCAAACATTCACGGCAAACCCAGCTGTTTAGGCTTCCTGAAAATTGGAGACAAGGAACTGAATAGAGCTGAAGACTATTTCCTAAGAGCCATAGTTAACCTTGCCAATAATGCGTCTTCATTGGTTCAGGCAGCCAGCGATGAGGAGGCGAAATTTGTTGAGGACAATTATCCCAAGTCGTTCGTTGATTATGCAAAGTCGATTCTGTCGGATGAGGAATGGCGTAAAGTCTGCTACATCATAGTCCGTGGCGGAGTCTTTGAGCAAGCAGACTCTGGGTTTGAAGCGCAAGGGCAGCACAAGTATGCAAGGAAAAACATTTTCCGCTTTTGGGTTGAAGAGTTTGCTGCGCTGAAGCACTGGAAGACAGGAGAACACACGTTTTGGGGTTCTGCCCAATACGTCCCTGCACAAGATATGGACGGCAACTCACTCGATGATTTAGACAAGGACTACAAGTATGTTTGCGTCTCATACAAAAGTGGGCTTCACACGCAGTCTAGGACTATAGGCTACCGATGGGCCCGCGAAGTCATTCCGGAAAATGCTGTCGAAATGAATGAAGACGACGCTGCAAACGAGGGGCTAAAAGACGGCGACATGGTTAAGATTGTGTCTCACTCGCTGCCGGAAGGAGTAACAGGAAAGGTAAGAGTTACTAAACGAGTGGGACCAGGCGTGGTGGCAATGATGTTCCATTATGGGCATTGGGCATACGGCAACGCCAACTATGAAATAGAAGGTCAAGGCTCAATTGCCGGTGACCCTAGCCGTGGCGCAGGAATATGGGTAAACAAATTGACCAGAATCGATGATGTGACAAAAGCTCCGGTTGTCGACCCCATCAGTGGCGCTGCAACTACTACTGGTTTCAGGGTAAACTTGGTCAAGCTCTAG